A stretch of DNA from Methanoplanus endosymbiosus:
CAGGAGACATTGTTGAAGTTGACCTTCAGGCTGGACAGGTGTATAAAGTCTCAACTGCACACGTGGTCGGATGGGAGCCTTCAGTTCAGTATGATATTCAGGCGGCAGGTGGTGTGAAGACTGCACTCTTTGGCGGAGAAGGGTTCTTTGTTACAACGCTTACAGGTCCTGGAAAGGTTTATATCCAGTCGATGACACTGCCGCAGCTTGCAAGTGCGCTGAATCCGTTTATGCCGCAGACCAGCAGTTCTTCGGGCGACAGCGGCGGATTTGGATTTAATATCTAAGAGGTTATGTCTATGGAGAGCAATACCAGAGCTTCAAGGGCAGGAGGAATACTCCTCATTGCTGTTCTGGTGATTCTGGCTCTTCTTTTCGTCCTTTATTTCCTTGAATTCATACTCTTAGGGGCATTTATTGCATTGGTTGTGGTCCTGTTAATTACGATTGCTGCGTGTTTCCTCACCGGAATTATAGCTATTCCGATGTATATCATGAAAGACACAACAACCAAAGCCGGAGACTACAGTATGGATTCAGTTAAGTCTGTTGAGGGCGAGAAGAAGAGAAAAGAGGAATAAAATCTTTTTTTTTTAATATTTTTCCCGGAATATCCTGCATTTTTCAGGTCGGGAGTTATTGCCGGAAGAATGCTTACTTTCAGCCTTTACCTTGTAAAATTGCCTGTTACCCAGCGTATATCTGCTCCTTCAATGATGGCTCCTGTGAGGTCGGCATTGTCAAGCTCTGCGCCCCGGAGATCTGCATATCTTAAGTCGGCATCCTGAAGGTTTGCTCCTTTAAGGTTCGCATAATCAAATTTAACACCTATAAGATCTGTATTTGAGAGGTCTGCCCCTGAAAAGTCTGCAAGTGTAAATCTTGCACCGTGCAGGTCAGCATTTCTGAGGTCGGCTCCGGTGAAGACTGCTTTATACCCGGCAGCGTTTGAGAGGTCGGCACCCTCCATCATAGTGCCGGAATAATCAAGATATGACAGTTCCTTTGGAGTATTTTCGTTATTATTCACAACTGTACTGCCGGAGACCTGGTATATGGGTGACTGATCCTGTGCATCAATAAACGAGGTATAAAGGACGATATTGCCAATTGCAGATACTGCAAGAAGGGCAACTGCAATTATGAGTAACTTAAACAGGCTTTTTTCTTCCATGCTTCCTCCTTATTCATATCATTAGATTACTTTGACAATTTATTTATTTTGTGGAAGCTATTCTGATTATCAGGGATATTATGGGATGTTCACAGGAGAGCCGGCTTGAGGGGCTGTCACGCCTCATTGTCACACCGCAGGACTGGAAGAAGTCTGTATTGTTCATTATACTTGCCGGAATCTGCATTGATCTGCTCGGATATGCCGGTATATTCACAATGAAGAGTGAGAATTTTGTCCTGCCCTTCTTTGGCATAGCATGCTTCACTCTGCCGGGAATCTTCTCGGTTTTCATGACCAATTTTCTGCTCTCATCATATGGCAGAAAGATAAGCCGTAACTGGTCTGCCCTTATCTCTGCTGCCTGCGTCGGTGTGAGCATTATATTCTCCTTTCTTCCGCTTACAATATTCTGGGATGATCTTGAATTTTTCTTTGCGATATCAATCGCCGCTGTATTTTCCCTAAGAATAATTGCCCTTCTTGTCCTTGCCGACAGCAGGTTCTCCCATGTATTCTTCCCGGCATTTTCACAGAGCCTCTTTGCCGGATTTATGGGCACAATATTCTTTCCGGATGAGTTCTTCGCCTTTACATTTCTGCTTCAGTTATTCTTCGGCGGCGGTATGTTTCTCATCGTCTGGCTCATTGAAAGGCCGCTTAAGATGAGTTTTGGTGTGAGTGCCCTTGGAATGGCAAATGCCTTTATGGCGCATGTGAATGACGGTTCTAAGGCTCTTGATGCGATATTTTCAGAGCTTGGCGAGGAGGTTTTTGTCCCGCAGGTGACACTGTTCTTTAAAAGGGAGGGCAGGGATGAGATTATCTTTACAGTGCCCAATGTCCATCCCGGCCCTCTGGGTGAGATCGGTGGCAGTAATCTCCCGTTTATTCTGAATGGTCTTCTTGGAAAAAATACTGTTGTACCGCATGGTGCTGCCACACATGACTTCAATCCTGTATCCTCTGATGAGATATCAAAGATTGCTGATGCGGTTGAAGATACCAGAAAGGATCTTGTATTTTCCGGAAAGGCAAGCCGCATGGTTCATTTTGATGAAAAGCCTGTCCATGCAACTGCACAGGTTTTTGGCGACTCACTCCTGATTATTGCCTCCCGCTCTCCTGAGATAACTGATGATCTCGACTTCTCAGTCGGCCTTGCCATTATGGAGGGCGGGCGGAGATATTTTAGGAATACTGCCTTTGTTGACGGGCATAACAGTATGAAAGATATTGCTCCGGCAGTTCATTCCGGTTCAAAAAAGGCCATTGAGTATATGCGTACTGCGGAAGTGGCTGCCGGAAGTATGCACGGGATGGATACTTTCAGCTTTGAGACCGGAATTTTCGCTGTTAAACTTCCGTTCGGGCGTGAGCGTGGATTTGGTGATCTCGGTATTCAGGCATTTGCAGTCCGTGCGGGTGGGAAAATCTCTGTTTATCTCATCTTTGACGGGAATAATATGGTGAGCGGGCTTAGGGAGAGGATAATTGACCTTGTTGTCAGTGAGACTGATGCTGATGCCTGTGAGGTTATGACGACTGATACCCATGTTGTCAATATTGTCTCCGGAAAAAATCCCGTTGGCGGTGCTGTGCCTTTTGAAGACTTTTCAGAGTATATTCTTGCTGCTGTAAGGGGAGCGACAGCTGATCTTGCGCCGTCAGAGGTTGCCGGTTCGACTGCATGGTGTGACGGGATAAAGGTGTTTGGTTCGCATAAGATCTCTCAGCTTGCAAGTTCGGCAGGAGCTATGATAGGTCTTTTAATTCCGGTTGCTGTGATTATTCTTATCCTCTCACTGCTGACCACGGTTCTTGTCTATATGGTCCTGCTGATCTGAATAATTCCGGTTTACACCGGAAATGTGGATAATTATAATCTTATGGCTGTCTGAAAAAAAGGGAATGGGTTTTTCACTTAAATACGAGCATTGTTGATGTCTGGTTTATATGACCGATATACTCC
This window harbors:
- a CDS encoding pentapeptide repeat-containing protein, which encodes MEEKSLFKLLIIAVALLAVSAIGNIVLYTSFIDAQDQSPIYQVSGSTVVNNNENTPKELSYLDYSGTMMEGADLSNAAGYKAVFTGADLRNADLHGARFTLADFSGADLSNTDLIGVKFDYANLKGANLQDADLRYADLRGAELDNADLTGAIIEGADIRWVTGNFTR
- a CDS encoding DUF2070 family protein, giving the protein MGCSQESRLEGLSRLIVTPQDWKKSVLFIILAGICIDLLGYAGIFTMKSENFVLPFFGIACFTLPGIFSVFMTNFLLSSYGRKISRNWSALISAACVGVSIIFSFLPLTIFWDDLEFFFAISIAAVFSLRIIALLVLADSRFSHVFFPAFSQSLFAGFMGTIFFPDEFFAFTFLLQLFFGGGMFLIVWLIERPLKMSFGVSALGMANAFMAHVNDGSKALDAIFSELGEEVFVPQVTLFFKREGRDEIIFTVPNVHPGPLGEIGGSNLPFILNGLLGKNTVVPHGAATHDFNPVSSDEISKIADAVEDTRKDLVFSGKASRMVHFDEKPVHATAQVFGDSLLIIASRSPEITDDLDFSVGLAIMEGGRRYFRNTAFVDGHNSMKDIAPAVHSGSKKAIEYMRTAEVAAGSMHGMDTFSFETGIFAVKLPFGRERGFGDLGIQAFAVRAGGKISVYLIFDGNNMVSGLRERIIDLVVSETDADACEVMTTDTHVVNIVSGKNPVGGAVPFEDFSEYILAAVRGATADLAPSEVAGSTAWCDGIKVFGSHKISQLASSAGAMIGLLIPVAVIILILSLLTTVLVYMVLLI